The Aeromicrobium yanjiei genome includes a region encoding these proteins:
- a CDS encoding LON peptidase substrate-binding domain-containing protein: MEDLVELPMFPLGSVLFPAMPLPLRIFEDRYLQMLQDVLVREPAEFGVVLIERGHEVGGGEHRFATGTVAQVVEVGEGDGFISLLAQGGRRFEVVEWLPEAPYPRATVRLRPALEWDERWRDRFDEVEELVRVTMARISEFEEQRWPSTIGLADEPLAALWQLAAIAPIGAYDQLSLLAATSVEGLLDAVATATVEAAELRLPD; the protein is encoded by the coding sequence ATGGAGGATCTCGTCGAGCTGCCCATGTTCCCGCTGGGGTCCGTCCTGTTCCCGGCGATGCCGCTTCCGCTGCGCATCTTCGAGGACCGCTACCTGCAGATGCTGCAGGACGTCCTGGTGCGGGAGCCGGCGGAGTTCGGCGTCGTGCTGATCGAGCGCGGGCACGAGGTCGGCGGCGGCGAGCACCGGTTCGCCACGGGCACGGTCGCGCAGGTCGTGGAGGTCGGCGAGGGCGACGGCTTCATCTCCCTCCTGGCGCAGGGCGGTCGACGCTTCGAGGTGGTCGAGTGGCTGCCGGAGGCTCCATATCCCCGCGCCACCGTGCGCCTGCGTCCGGCCCTGGAATGGGACGAGCGGTGGCGCGATCGCTTCGACGAGGTCGAGGAGCTCGTCCGGGTGACGATGGCGCGCATCAGCGAGTTCGAGGAGCAGCGCTGGCCGTCCACGATCGGCCTGGCCGACGAGCCGCTCGCGGCGCTGTGGCAGCTCGCCGCGATCGCGCCCATCGGGGCGTACGACCAGTTGTCGCTGCTGGCGGCGACGAGCGTCGAGGGGCTCCTGGACGCGGTCGCGACCGCGACGGTGGAGGCGGCCGAGCTCCGGCTGCCCGACTAG